A genomic segment from Gemmatimonadota bacterium encodes:
- a CDS encoding ABC transporter permease, whose translation MNGISTEVIGVMPEDFEFTSGTMAWLLLGLDRSNEGGRASHGYYAIGRLADGKTMADVHAELEVIKRRRAAGFEHNEAHFLWANDFHTEVVADAPERLMLLMSAVGLVLLIACANITNLLLARGERRHSEVAMRTALGAGRARITRQLATESLVLAGAAAVLGLGLAYLGTSVWIAMDPEALPRLDEVEMGGSVLLFTLGVALLTALLFGIAPAFLAGQRAASSLAGSASRTVGGRRSASLRRLLVTGEVGLSLVVVILAGLVVRSFSTLTNTDPHIDPNNLMTFSISLPTAAYPDTELIPSEFERLLEGLRAVPGVTEATGASSLPFGGIGQWDFELDDRPPRQDGTLAWNAGISRVATDYFETFGIPILEGRSLTPQDGRRDEMVAVVSETMASRFWPGESVIGKRFGYQMQDSVPWITIVGLVPDPVTSQVTDEPYPHVYVPQSQSGISTYFVPRSLGIAVRTGLEPESLVPGMRAAVAEFDRDLPLYQLKTMEDIVSDSFSSSRIMTNLLGVFAVIALILAGVGIYGVISYSVAGRTREIGVRIALGAERAEITRMILGEGARPVVAGITIGIAAAWFATRLLEKMSWVESTDLLSFTLLPLTLLGIGMLASLVPAMRATRIAPTEALREE comes from the coding sequence ATGAACGGAATCTCCACCGAGGTCATCGGCGTGATGCCCGAGGACTTCGAGTTCACTTCGGGTACAATGGCCTGGCTGCTGTTGGGACTGGACCGCAGCAACGAGGGCGGCCGTGCGAGCCACGGCTACTACGCGATCGGACGTCTCGCGGATGGCAAGACGATGGCGGACGTGCACGCCGAGCTCGAAGTCATAAAGCGACGTCGGGCAGCGGGATTCGAGCACAACGAGGCCCACTTCCTGTGGGCGAACGACTTCCACACGGAAGTCGTCGCGGACGCGCCCGAGCGCTTGATGCTGCTGATGTCCGCAGTCGGCCTCGTGCTGCTCATCGCCTGCGCGAACATCACGAACCTCCTACTCGCCCGCGGAGAACGCCGACACTCCGAGGTAGCAATGCGCACTGCACTCGGGGCCGGCCGCGCGCGCATCACTCGTCAGCTCGCTACCGAGAGCCTCGTGCTCGCGGGCGCCGCGGCCGTGCTCGGGCTCGGGCTCGCCTATTTGGGAACGAGCGTCTGGATCGCGATGGACCCCGAGGCACTGCCCAGGCTCGATGAGGTCGAGATGGGCGGAAGCGTTCTGCTCTTCACTCTCGGCGTCGCGTTGCTCACCGCGCTCCTGTTCGGAATCGCCCCCGCGTTCCTCGCGGGACAGCGAGCTGCCTCTTCACTGGCGGGCTCGGCAAGCCGCACCGTGGGCGGCCGCAGGAGCGCCTCCCTGCGACGCTTACTGGTGACCGGTGAGGTCGGACTCAGCCTGGTAGTGGTGATTCTCGCCGGTCTGGTCGTGCGCAGCTTCTCCACCTTGACCAACACTGATCCCCACATCGATCCTAACAACCTGATGACGTTTTCGATTTCACTGCCGACGGCGGCGTACCCGGACACCGAACTGATTCCGTCCGAGTTCGAGCGTCTTTTGGAAGGACTTCGCGCCGTGCCCGGCGTCACGGAAGCTACCGGAGCGTCGAGCTTGCCGTTCGGCGGAATAGGACAGTGGGACTTCGAGCTCGACGACCGTCCGCCGCGACAGGACGGCACCCTCGCTTGGAACGCCGGCATCAGCCGAGTCGCCACCGACTACTTCGAGACGTTCGGGATCCCGATCCTGGAGGGTCGCAGTCTCACGCCCCAGGACGGACGTCGCGACGAGATGGTGGCGGTGGTCAGCGAGACCATGGCGTCGCGCTTCTGGCCGGGCGAGAGCGTGATCGGCAAGCGTTTCGGCTACCAGATGCAAGACTCCGTGCCCTGGATCACGATCGTAGGACTGGTACCGGACCCTGTCACCTCACAGGTGACCGACGAGCCGTATCCGCACGTTTACGTGCCGCAGTCGCAATCGGGGATTTCCACCTACTTCGTTCCCCGGTCGCTCGGTATCGCAGTGCGAACGGGACTGGAGCCCGAGAGTCTGGTACCCGGCATGCGAGCCGCCGTGGCCGAGTTCGATCGAGACCTCCCTTTGTACCAACTCAAGACGATGGAGGACATCGTCTCGGACTCGTTCTCCAGCTCTCGAATCATGACCAACCTACTCGGCGTTTTCGCGGTGATCGCGTTGATCCTGGCAGGCGTCGGAATCTACGGAGTCATTTCATACTCCGTCGCGGGACGAACGCGGGAAATCGGCGTTCGTATCGCACTCGGTGCCGAACGAGCGGAGATCACGAGAATGATCTTGGGTGAGGGAGCCAGGCCGGTCGTTGCAGGCATAACGATCGGCATCGCGGCCGCGTGGTTCGCCACGAGGCTTCTCGAGAAGATGTCGTGGGTCGAGTCGACCGACCTGCTCAGCTTCACGCTGCTGCCGCTCACGCTGCTGGGAATCGGCATGCTCGCGAGCCTGGTGCCCGCCATGAGGGCCACGCGGATCGCTCCCACGGAAGCTCTGAGAGAGGAGTAG